The genome window GCGCTGGGTCAGCAGGTCCACCGACGGGTCGTCGCCGGCGTCGTCGGCGGTCTTGAGCACCTTGCGCGCGGTGCGGCACACCGCTTCGTTGCCGACCACCAGCTGGCGCACCATCTCGCGCCAGTCGGCGCTGTCGCCGAGGCCTTCTTCTTCCGGGATCGAGGTCAGCGCGGCGTACTCCTTGTACGAGCCCGGGGCGTTGAAGCCCAGGGCGCGGATGCGCTCGGCGACGTCGTCCAGCGCCGCCCACTGCTCGGTGTACTGCGTCTCGAACATCAGGTGCAGCGAGTTGAACATCGACCCGGTCACGTTCCAGTGGAAGTTGTGGGTCTTCAGGTACAGGGTGAAGGCGTCGGCCATGAAGTGCGACAGGCCGTCGGCGATCTTCTTGCGATCGCCGCCGCCGATCCCGATATCGATGTTGGGCGCGGCCGGCGCCAGCGCGGCCAGCGGCTGGCCGGCGACGGCCTTGCTGGCGGAGTTCTTGGTCTTGCCGGGGGTCTTGCTCTTGGCCATGGGAATTCCTCTTGGGGGTAACAGACAAGATGGCGTCACAATAGACAGACTAAAGCATGCGCTGTGATTCAACGTTCAATGGCACCTGATTGATGAATGCTATCGAGAAATCTTCCGTGCCGGCACGCCTGCGCGAACGCCGCGCCGCGATCGACGGCGCGCTGACCCGCGACCGCGGCCGCCTGCTGGGCCTATGGTCGCGCTGGCAGGGCGCACCGGGCAATGCCGCGCTGGAGACCGCGTTCGAGCAGGCGCTGCAGGCGTCGCAGGCGCGTTGCGCCGCGCGCGCGGCGCAGCAGCCGGCGATCACCCTGGACCCGCAGTTGCCGATCGCGCGCGAGGCCGAGCGCATCGTGGCGCTGATCCGCGACCACCAGGTGGTGGTGATCGCCGGCGAGACCGGCTCGGGCAAAACCACGCAGTTGCCGAAGCTGTGCCTGGCCGCCGGACGCGGCGCCGCCGGCATGATCGGCTGCACCCAGCCGCGGCGCATCGCCGCGCGCGCGGTGGCCAGCCGCGTGGCCGAGGAACTGCGCACGCCGGTGGGCGAGACGGTGGGCTTCCAGGTGCGCTTCAACGACCGGGTCGGCGAACAGACCCGGATCAAGTTCATGACCGACGGCATCCTGCTGGCCGAGATCGCCAGCGACCGCTGGCTGTCCAGCTACGACACGATCATCGTCGACGAGGCGCACGAGCGCAGCCTCAACATCGATTTCCTGCTCGGCTACCTCAAGCAACTGCTGCGCAAGCGCCCGGACCTGAAGGTCATCGTGACCTCGGCGACGATCGACACCGCGCGCTTCGCCGCGCATTTCGACGATGCGCCGGTGATCAGCGTGGAAGGCCGGACCTATCCGGTGGAGGTGCGCTATCGGCCGCTGGAAGAGCCGGGAGTGGAGAGTGGGGATGGCCAGCCTGCGGCTGTCGAGGAGCGCGCGGGATTGGCAGAAGCCCGTGACGCCGAACGCGCGCGGCCAACCGCCGTTTCGAATCCCGAATCCCGAATCCCCACTGCCGGCCTCTCGGTCAACGATGCGATCGTGGCGGCGGTGGACGAAATCACCCGGCTGGATCCGCGCGGCGACGTGCTGGTGTTCCTGCCCGGCGAGCGCGAGATCCGCGATGCGCACCATGCGCTGGAACGGCGCAAGTACCGCGAGACCGAGGTGCTGCCGCTGTACGCGCGGCTCTCCAACGCCGACCAGGACCGGGTGTTCAACCCCGGTCCGCGGCGGCGCCTGGTGCTGGCCACCAATGTCGCCGAAACCTCGCTGACGGTGCCGCGCATCCGCTACGTGGTCGATCCCGGCTACGCGCGGGTCAAGCGCTACAGCCCGCGGCAGAAGCTCGACCGCCTGCACATCGAGCCGATCTCGCAGGCCAGCGCCAACCAGCGCAAGGGCCGTTGCGGCCGCATCGCCGAAGGCATCTGCTACCGGCTGTACGCCGAGGCGGACTTCCAGGCACGGCCGGAGTTCACCGATCCGGAGATCCGCCGCTCCAGCCTGGCCGGGGTGATCCTGCGCATGCTGCAGCTGGGGCTGGGACGGATCGAGGATTTCCCGTTCCTGGAGCCGCCGGACGAGCGCGCGGTGGCCGATGGCTGGCAGCAGCTGGTGGAACTGGGCGCGGTCGGCGAGCCGGACCGCCATGGCGTGCGCAAGCTCACCGAGATCGGCCGCAAGATGGCGCGGCTGCCGGTGGACGTGAAGCTGGCGCGGATGCTGGTGGCGGCGCAGCAGCACGGCTGCCTGCGGCCGATGCTGGTGATCGCCGCGTTCCTGGGCATCCAGGACCCGCGCGAGCGCCCGCCGGAGGCGCGCGAGGCCGCCGACAACGCGCATGCCAAGTTCGCCGATGCGCGTTCGGAATTCGTCGGCATCCTGCGTCTGTGGGACGGCTACCGGCAGGCGCACGAGGACCTGACCCAGTCCAAGCTGCGTGACTGGTGCGGACGGCATTTCCTGGGCTTCCTGCGCATGCGCGAGTGGCGCGAACTGCACCGCCAGCTGCATCTGCTGTGCGCGGAGCTGGGCTGGACCGAGGAGCCGGCGGAGGCCTCCATGCGGCCGTTGCTGGCCGGCGCCGCGGCGCCCGCACCGGCACGCGATGCCGAGACTGCGGCGCGCGCGACCCGCGGGCAACTGCACCGTGCCGCGCGCCTGGCCCGCGAAGGGCGCGCCGGCGGCGCGCCGCCGGCCACGCCGGTGCCGGCGGCGCAGACGCCGCCACCCCCGGCACCCGCCGAGGCGGGCGAGGCGCCGCGCGCCAGCGAACGCGAGCGTGCCGCCGCCTACCAGGCGCTGCACCGCGCGCTGCTGGCGGGCCTGCCGACCCAGGTCGGCCACCGCACCGAGAAGGGCGATTTCCTGGCGCCGCGGCAGCGCCGTTTCCTGTTGTTCCCCGGCTCGGCGCTGGCGCGCAAGCCGCCGCCGTGGGTGCTGCCGGCGACGCTGCTGGACACGCAGAAGGTGTGGGGCCTGACCAATGCGGCGATCGAGCCGGACTGGGTGATCGCCGAGTTGCCGCACCTGCTCGCGCGCAAGCACTTCGATCCGCACTGGTCGCGCGCGCAGGGGCAGGTGCTGGCCTCCGAGCAGATCAGCCTGTTCGGGCTGGTGCTGGCGCCGAAGAAGCCGGTGCACTACGGCCGCATCGATCCCCCCGGCGCGCACGAGCTGTTCGTGCGCCAGGGCTTGGTGCCGGGCGAGATCAACACCCGTGCCAGCTTCGTCGCCGACAACCAGAAGGTGCTGGCGCAGGCGCATGAGGAAGAAGCCAAGCTGCGCCGCGCCGGCATCGTCGCCGACGAGGACTGGCAGGCGCGCTGGTACCTGGACCGGATCCCCGGCGAGATCTACTCCGCCGCCGGCCTGGACGCCTGGTGGAAGGCGCTGGCGCCGGAGCAGCGGCGCGCGCTGCACTGGTCGCTGGCCGACCTGCTGCCAGGCGAGGGCAGCGCCGCCGAGCGCTACCCCGCGTACTTCCCGCTGGGCGATGCGCGGCTGGCGCTGCACTACCGCTTCGAGCCGGGCGCGGCCGACGATGGCGTGACCCTGGAGGTGCCGGTGCACCTGCTCAATGCGCTGGACCCGGCGCGGCTGTCGTGGCTGGCGCCGGGCTTCGTCGCCGACAAGGCCGCGGCGCTGATCCGCAGCCTGCCCAAGGCGCTGCGCCGCAACTACGTGCCGGCGCCGGACTTCGCCCGCGCGTTCTACGAGGCGTTCCCGCAGCCCAGCGCCGACGACCTCCGCGGCGAACTGGCGCGCTTCCTGCAACGCGCCACCGGCGCGCCCTTGAGCGCGCTGGAGTTCGACGAGAGCACGCTGGAGCCGCATCTGCGCATGAACCTGCGCCTGCGCGACGACGCCGGCAAGGTGCTGGCCGAATCGCGCGACCTGGACGCGCTGCGCGCGCGCTTCGGCGAGCGTGCCGGACAGGCCTTCGCCGCGCGCGCCGGCCGCGCCATGGCCGCCACCGGGCTGCGCGAGTTCCCGGCGACGCCGATTCCGCTGCAGGTGCCGGGCGAAGCCGGGGTGCCGGCGTATCCGGCGCTGGTGGACGAGGGCGACAGCGCCGCGCTGCGGATCTTCGCCGACCGTGCGCAGGCCGAGGCCGCGCATCCGCGCGGGGTGCGCCGGCTGCTGGAGATCGCCCTGGCCGACAAGGTCAAGCAGGCGCGCAAGCAGTTGCCGGTGTCGCCCAAGACCGGACTGCTGTATGCGGCGATCGAGTCGCAGGAGCGCCTGCGCGGCGACCTGGTGGAGGCGGCGTTGAACGCGCTGCTGGAGCAGGGGCTGGAGGCGATCCGCGACGCGGACCGCTTCGCGCAGCGCCGCGATGCCGCCGCCAAGCAGTTGTTCGGCGAGGCGATGGAGCGGCTGAAGCTGGCCGAGGCGATCATGGGCGCGGCCGCGGAACTGAAGCCGCAGCTGGAGTCGCCGTTGATGGGCTGGGCCAGCGGCAATCTCGACGACCTGCGCGCGCAACTGGCGGCGCTGCTGCATCCGGGCTTCCTGCGCGAGACCCCGGCCACCGCGCTGGCGCAGTTCCCGCGCTACCTGCGGGCGATGCTGTTGCGCGCCGAGCGCGCCAAGCGCGATCCGGCCCGCGACCAGGCGCGCATGCTGGAGCTGAAGCCGTTCGTCGACGCGCTGGCCGAGGCGGCCGCGGCCGGGCGCGGAGACACGCCGGAGTGGCAGGCGCTGCGCTGGGACCTGGAAGAGCTGCGGGTGTCGCTGTTCGCCCAGGAACTGGGCGCCCGCGCCGGCATCTCGGCCAAGAAGCTGGCGCAGCGGGTGGCTCAACTGCGGTGATTCGGGATTGGGGATTCGGGATTGGTGGTGGGATTCCCGCGCTGTTCCCGCACTATCCGCGTGGGCAGCATCCTTGTGGGAAAAGCTTCTGTCCCGAGGCTGTTCCCGCGCTATCCCAGTGGGCAGCATTCTTGCAGGAGGGACTTCAGTCCCGACGCCTTCAGCGGCAGGCGGTGGGGCTGAAGCCCCTCCCACAAAAGCGAGGCGCCGTGTGGACGGTCAAGCGATTTGCTCTGCAACGGCGCGTGGTGTTTGGTGCCAAGCACTGATGCTGTCGCGTCTGCTGATGTCGTAAGAGCGGCTTCAGCCGCGACGCATGGCGCCACGACGGTCGAGGCTGAAGCTGCTCCTACGACATGCTGTCGCCACCCTCGACATTTCAGCCAGCGGCAATCCGCCGAATCCCCACTCCCCACTCCCCAATCCCCGCCCCTCAATCATCCACCCGCTCGCCCATCAGCTCGCGCTGGCGCTTGTCCAGTTCCTCGGCGTAGCGCTTGCGCACGAAGCTTTCGCTGAGTACGCCCAGCACCTTGCCCTGCTCGTCCACCACCGCCAGTTCGTCGCTCTGGGTCAGGTC of Xanthomonas sacchari contains these proteins:
- a CDS encoding Dps family protein, with translation MAKSKTPGKTKNSASKAVAGQPLAALAPAAPNIDIGIGGGDRKKIADGLSHFMADAFTLYLKTHNFHWNVTGSMFNSLHLMFETQYTEQWAALDDVAERIRALGFNAPGSYKEYAALTSIPEEEGLGDSADWREMVRQLVVGNEAVCRTARKVLKTADDAGDDPSVDLLTQRLQTHEKYAWMLRSLLQ
- a CDS encoding DUF3418 domain-containing protein, coding for MNAIEKSSVPARLRERRAAIDGALTRDRGRLLGLWSRWQGAPGNAALETAFEQALQASQARCAARAAQQPAITLDPQLPIAREAERIVALIRDHQVVVIAGETGSGKTTQLPKLCLAAGRGAAGMIGCTQPRRIAARAVASRVAEELRTPVGETVGFQVRFNDRVGEQTRIKFMTDGILLAEIASDRWLSSYDTIIVDEAHERSLNIDFLLGYLKQLLRKRPDLKVIVTSATIDTARFAAHFDDAPVISVEGRTYPVEVRYRPLEEPGVESGDGQPAAVEERAGLAEARDAERARPTAVSNPESRIPTAGLSVNDAIVAAVDEITRLDPRGDVLVFLPGEREIRDAHHALERRKYRETEVLPLYARLSNADQDRVFNPGPRRRLVLATNVAETSLTVPRIRYVVDPGYARVKRYSPRQKLDRLHIEPISQASANQRKGRCGRIAEGICYRLYAEADFQARPEFTDPEIRRSSLAGVILRMLQLGLGRIEDFPFLEPPDERAVADGWQQLVELGAVGEPDRHGVRKLTEIGRKMARLPVDVKLARMLVAAQQHGCLRPMLVIAAFLGIQDPRERPPEAREAADNAHAKFADARSEFVGILRLWDGYRQAHEDLTQSKLRDWCGRHFLGFLRMREWRELHRQLHLLCAELGWTEEPAEASMRPLLAGAAAPAPARDAETAARATRGQLHRAARLAREGRAGGAPPATPVPAAQTPPPPAPAEAGEAPRASERERAAAYQALHRALLAGLPTQVGHRTEKGDFLAPRQRRFLLFPGSALARKPPPWVLPATLLDTQKVWGLTNAAIEPDWVIAELPHLLARKHFDPHWSRAQGQVLASEQISLFGLVLAPKKPVHYGRIDPPGAHELFVRQGLVPGEINTRASFVADNQKVLAQAHEEEAKLRRAGIVADEDWQARWYLDRIPGEIYSAAGLDAWWKALAPEQRRALHWSLADLLPGEGSAAERYPAYFPLGDARLALHYRFEPGAADDGVTLEVPVHLLNALDPARLSWLAPGFVADKAAALIRSLPKALRRNYVPAPDFARAFYEAFPQPSADDLRGELARFLQRATGAPLSALEFDESTLEPHLRMNLRLRDDAGKVLAESRDLDALRARFGERAGQAFAARAGRAMAATGLREFPATPIPLQVPGEAGVPAYPALVDEGDSAALRIFADRAQAEAAHPRGVRRLLEIALADKVKQARKQLPVSPKTGLLYAAIESQERLRGDLVEAALNALLEQGLEAIRDADRFAQRRDAAAKQLFGEAMERLKLAEAIMGAAAELKPQLESPLMGWASGNLDDLRAQLAALLHPGFLRETPATALAQFPRYLRAMLLRAERAKRDPARDQARMLELKPFVDALAEAAAAGRGDTPEWQALRWDLEELRVSLFAQELGARAGISAKKLAQRVAQLR